One stretch of Nicotiana tabacum cultivar K326 chromosome 18, ASM71507v2, whole genome shotgun sequence DNA includes these proteins:
- the LOC107782910 gene encoding peroxisomal 2,4-dienoyl-CoA reductase [(3E)-enoyl-CoA-producing] has protein sequence MESPFKSDILKGKVALLTGGGSGIGLEISTQFGKHGASVAIMGRRKTILDSAVSYLQSLGIPAIGFEGDVRKQEDAKRVVELTVKHFGKLDILVNAAAGNFLVSPEDLSPNGFRTVLDIDSVGTFTMCHEALYYIKKGGPGRNSTSGGIILNISATLHYTASWYQIHVAAAKAAVDAVTRNLALEWGTDYDIRVNGIAPGPIGDTAGMRKLGPEEISNKSKEYMPLYKLGEKYDIAMAALYLASDAGKYINGTTLIVDGGLWLSRPRHLPKDAVKELSRTVEKRSRNAPVGVPPSKL, from the exons ATGGAGTCTCCTTTCAAGTCAGACATACTAAAAGGGAAAGTAGCACTTTTGACCGGAGGCGGTTCTGGCATCGGCCTTGAGATCTCTACTCAATTCGGCAAACATGGTGCCTCTGTTGCCATCATGGGCCGCCGCAAAACCATCCTCGACTCCGCCGTCTCCTACCTTCAATCCCTTGGTATTCCG GCAATTGGCTTTGAGGGTGACGTGCGAAAGCAAGAAGATGCAAAAAGAGTTGTAGAGTTAACTGTCAAGCATTTTGGGAAGCTTGACATTCTTGTTAATGCGGCAGCTGGCAATTTCCTTGTGTCTCCTGAGGATTTGTCTCCAAATGGCTTCAGGACAG TACTAGATATTGATTCTGTTGGTACATTTACCATGTGCCATGAAGCACTTTACTATATCAAGAAAGGAGGACCTGGGAGGAATTCGACTTCAGGTGGAATAATACTGAACATTAGTGCTACTTTGCATTACACTGCATCTTGGTATCAAATCCATGTAGCTGCTGCCAAG GCTGCTGTTGATGCAGTCACTAGAAATTTGGCTCTAGAGTGGGGCACGGACTATGATATTAGGGTCAATGGTATTGCACCAGGGCCCATAGGTGATACTGCTGGCATGCGTAAACTTGGACCGGAAGAGATAAGCAATAAGAGCAAAGAATACATGCCCCTGTACAAACTTGGGGAGAAATATGATATTGCCATGGCTGCTCTCTACCTTGCATCAGATGCTG GTAAATATATCAACGGAACCACCCTTATTGTCGATGGAGGACTCTGGCTGAGCAGGCCCAGACATCTACCTAAAGATGCAGTGAAGGAGCTCTCTCGAACAGTTGAGAAAAGATCAAGAAATGCACCAGTAGGAGTTCCTCCCAGCAAGCTTTGA
- the LOC107782909 gene encoding uncharacterized protein LOC107782909, producing the protein MMPLRFSPPNWSAMTPLHNLTSYPNAFTIPTPCRVYSPQFYDRKSHRRPKIRALREWQEYEEAVKEKDLSRALRFLRDIPIEEPKDSSTRAGGGELDWFRLERDWQVLDTCLNADDMRLVGSAYAFLKDKGLLPNFGNCRNIVLEGSRDVTPTVLKSSTGLDVTKLSPKKWGLSGTSSFLLAASLAGVSLLLNQGIDIRPNIAAVLGLAMLDAIVLGGSCLAQISSFWPPYKRRICVHEAGHLLVAYLMGCPIRGVILDPIVAMQMGIQGQAGTQFWDEKLQNELAEGRLSSTAFDRYCMVLFAGIAAEALIYGEAEGGENDENLFRSICILLEPPLSVAQMSNQARWSVLQSYNLLKWHKQAHRAAVKAIESGCSLSVVIKKIEEAMSMKK; encoded by the exons ATGATGCCACTTCGTTTTTCTCCTCCGAATTGGTCTGCCATGACACCCCTGCATAATTTAACCTCTTACCCAAATGCGTTTACTATTCCAACTCCTTGCCGGGTGTATTCTCCTCAATTCTATGATAGGAAAAGCCATCGTCGCCCAAAAATTAGAGCTTTAAGGGAGTGGCAAGAGTACGAGGAAGCAGTCAAGGAGAAAGACCTGTCTCGAGCTCTCCGATTCTTGAGAGACATTCCAATTGAAGAACCCAAAGACTCGTCAACACGTGCCGGTGGTGGGGAATTGGATTGGTTTCGGCTGGAAAGAGACTGGCAGGTTTTGGATACATGTTTGAATGCTGATGATATGAGGCTTGTTGGAAGTGCTTATGCTTTTCTCAAGGACAAGGGTCTCTTGCCTAATTTCGGAAATTGCCGCAATATTG TTTTGGAAGGATCAAGGGATGTCACACCAACCGTCTTAAAGTCTTCAACTGGTTTGGATG TGACCAAACTTTCGCCAAAGAAGTGGGGTCTTTCTGGAACGTCTAGCTTTCTTTTGGCTGCATCTCTTGCTGGAGTTTCGCTTCTGCTGAATCAAGGAATAGATATTAGGCCGAACATTGCGGCAGTCTTGGGGCTTGCCATGCTAGATGCTATAGTTCTTGGTGGTTCCTGCTTAGCACAAATCTCCAGCTTCTGGCCTCCCTATAAGCGTCGAATTTGTGTCCACGAAGCAGGCCATCTCCTTGTTG CATACCTGATGGGTTGTCCAATTCGTGGTGTAATTTTAGACCCCATTGTTGCAATGCAGATGGGCATTCAAGGACAG gcaggaactcagttttgggatgagaaaCTGCAAAATGAGCTTGCTGAAGGCCGGTTAAGTAGTACCGCATTTGACAG GTACTGCATGGTTCTATTTGCTGGGATTGCCGCTGAAGCTCTTATTTATGGAGAGGCTGAAGGTGGAGAAAATGATGAAAATCTCTTCCGAAGCATCTGTATTCTTCTAGAACCCCCACTCTCTGTGGCACAG ATGTCAAATCAAGCAAGGTGGTCGGTTCTGCAATCTTATAATCTGCTGAAATGGCACAAACAAGCACATCGAGCTGCGGTAAAAGCTATTGAGAGTGGATGCAGTCTGAGTGTGGTCATTAAGAAAATTGAGGAAGCCATGTCTATGAAAAAATGA